A single genomic interval of Ruficoccus amylovorans harbors:
- the menC gene encoding o-succinylbenzoate synthase — protein MERLAWKPYCRPFRTPLQTAHGDWPLREGLIVRLEREGRVGYGEIAPLEDFGTETLVQAVEFLDARAEDDSLEPPPELVCTRFALDCAAGALETAPARPLHVAGLLPAGITAYAALQVLLDKGFTTFKWKIGVEPIEVERALCAELFKLLHGHGILRLDANAGLSREETEAWMAFLEDYPVEYLEQPLPPGEEAFMAALAGRYSVPVALDESLCGPGALERWSGLFPQGPFIVKPALIGRVEDYRAWRAFHPGVRVIYSSVFETAIGIENALRLAALDEHCAEAAGFGTLESFPHEDQLGWHTYGPSLTAGTLDAAACEELWKRL, from the coding sequence CCGCTGCGTGAGGGGCTGATCGTGCGCCTGGAGCGGGAGGGGCGCGTCGGCTACGGCGAGATCGCCCCGCTGGAGGACTTCGGGACGGAGACGCTGGTGCAGGCGGTGGAATTTCTCGACGCCCGCGCCGAAGACGACTCGCTGGAGCCGCCGCCGGAGCTGGTTTGCACGCGTTTCGCGCTGGATTGTGCCGCCGGGGCGCTGGAGACGGCCCCCGCCCGCCCGCTGCATGTGGCCGGGCTGCTGCCTGCCGGGATCACGGCCTATGCGGCGCTTCAGGTGCTTCTGGACAAGGGGTTTACGACTTTTAAATGGAAAATCGGGGTCGAGCCGATAGAGGTCGAGCGCGCGCTGTGCGCGGAGCTTTTCAAGCTGCTGCACGGGCACGGTATTCTGCGGCTCGACGCCAACGCCGGGCTGAGCCGGGAGGAAACGGAGGCTTGGATGGCCTTTTTGGAGGACTACCCGGTGGAGTACCTGGAGCAGCCGTTGCCGCCGGGGGAGGAGGCGTTTATGGCGGCGCTGGCCGGGCGCTACTCGGTGCCGGTGGCGCTGGACGAGTCGCTCTGCGGGCCTGGGGCGCTGGAGCGCTGGAGCGGGCTTTTCCCGCAGGGGCCTTTTATTGTGAAGCCCGCGCTCATCGGGCGGGTGGAGGATTACCGGGCCTGGCGGGCGTTCCACCCCGGCGTGCGCGTGATCTACTCCTCGGTTTTTGAAACGGCTATCGGGATCGAAAACGCCCTCCGTCTGGCCGCGCTGGACGAGCACTGCGCCGAGGCGGCGGGATTCGGGACGCTGGAGTCTTTCCCCCACGAGGACCAACTCGGCTGGCACACCTACGGCCCGTCGCTGACCGCCGGGACGCTTGACGCCGCCGCCTGCGAGGAGCTATGGAAGCGTCTGTAA
- a CDS encoding AMP-binding protein: protein MEASVTAIRARLEQPWLPAPLQERVVACFEKRLAELNARQAEVPAASVLLAESDPAALLGGLLAAVAAHAPVFLANPDWRENEWAQVAAQLEPTLTWGRVSWPERMGVTLPPMEPFRGHLMIPTGGTGGRVRFAAHTWETLGAAVAGYGEFFQAEPVNAWCVLPLWHVSGLMQALRTLMSGGRLVLGDYRDLAEPETGASLPGRGDFHLSLVPTQLGRILALPGGADWLRGFGLLLIGGAGMPPDLREKAIRAGLGLACSYGMTETAAVVAAQRPGAFLAGEALAGEVFPHVRVTVEAGEIAIRAKSLFRGYYPEPPAAREEFRPGDEGALDEKGRLRVIGRRDRLIITGGEKVDPREVEAAIRAVSPSAEALVVGEPDPDWGQRVTALVAGIPDGELAALQVALRERLQAASVPKRWLAVAELPLKPNGKPDHGRLAQALGMGGK, encoded by the coding sequence ATGGAAGCGTCTGTAACGGCCATTCGCGCCCGGTTGGAGCAGCCTTGGCTGCCCGCGCCCCTACAGGAGCGGGTGGTGGCGTGTTTTGAAAAACGTCTGGCCGAGTTGAACGCCCGGCAGGCGGAAGTCCCCGCCGCCTCCGTCCTGCTGGCCGAGAGTGACCCCGCCGCCTTGCTCGGGGGGCTGCTGGCGGCGGTGGCGGCGCACGCGCCGGTTTTTCTGGCCAACCCCGACTGGCGCGAAAACGAATGGGCTCAAGTCGCCGCCCAGCTCGAACCGACCCTGACCTGGGGCCGGGTTTCGTGGCCGGAGCGGATGGGGGTGACCTTGCCGCCGATGGAGCCTTTTCGCGGGCACCTGATGATCCCGACCGGCGGGACCGGCGGGCGGGTGCGCTTCGCCGCCCACACCTGGGAAACGCTCGGGGCCGCCGTGGCGGGGTACGGGGAGTTTTTCCAGGCGGAGCCGGTCAATGCCTGGTGCGTGCTGCCGCTGTGGCATGTCAGCGGGCTGATGCAGGCGCTGCGGACCTTGATGAGCGGGGGGCGGCTGGTGCTGGGCGATTACCGGGACCTGGCCGAACCGGAAACAGGCGCGTCGTTGCCGGGGCGGGGGGATTTCCACCTCTCGCTCGTGCCGACTCAGCTCGGGCGCATCCTCGCGCTGCCGGGTGGGGCGGACTGGCTGCGCGGCTTCGGGCTGCTCCTGATCGGCGGGGCCGGAATGCCGCCGGATTTGCGGGAAAAAGCGATCCGGGCCGGGCTCGGGCTGGCGTGCAGCTACGGGATGACGGAAACCGCCGCCGTGGTCGCCGCTCAGCGACCCGGGGCGTTTCTCGCGGGTGAAGCCTTGGCGGGCGAAGTTTTTCCCCATGTACGTGTCACCGTCGAGGCCGGGGAGATCGCCATCCGGGCGAAGTCGCTTTTCCGGGGCTACTACCCGGAGCCACCGGCGGCGCGGGAGGAGTTTCGTCCGGGCGACGAGGGGGCGCTGGACGAGAAGGGCCGTCTGCGGGTCATCGGCAGGCGTGATCGGCTGATTATCACCGGGGGCGAAAAAGTCGATCCGCGTGAAGTCGAGGCGGCGATCCGGGCCGTGTCCCCGTCGGCGGAGGCACTGGTGGTGGGCGAGCCGGACCCGGACTGGGGGCAGCGGGTGACGGCGCTCGTTGCGGGAATCCCGGATGGGGAGCTAGCGGCGCTGCAAGTGGCGCTCCGGGAGCGACTTCAGGCCGCCAGTGTACCCAAGCGCTGGTTGGCGGTGGCGGAGCTTCCGCTCAAGCCCAATGGAAAGCCGGACCACGGACGGCTGGCTCAGGCCTTGGGCATGGGCGGCAAGTAA
- a CDS encoding putative colanic acid biosynthesis acetyltransferase, with amino-acid sequence MRLPPKPVTYSFPHKAGRIVWAVVWSLFYRPTPRNLYPWRRLLLRCFGANIAPGAKPASGARIWAPWALTMEEGSTLGDYVDCYTQAPIVLRAHCTVSQYCFLCAGTHDTRRLDLPHLAAPIEIGAYAWVTADAFIGPGVTVGEGAVVGVRSTVLDDVEPWTVVAGTPAKFMKKRELDDTAASASPPGA; translated from the coding sequence ATGCGTTTGCCCCCAAAACCGGTCACTTATTCATTCCCGCACAAGGCGGGGCGGATTGTGTGGGCCGTGGTCTGGTCATTGTTTTATCGACCGACTCCGAGGAATCTTTACCCCTGGCGGCGACTGCTGCTGCGGTGTTTCGGGGCAAACATCGCTCCCGGTGCCAAGCCCGCCTCCGGTGCCCGTATCTGGGCTCCCTGGGCACTGACGATGGAGGAAGGCAGCACGCTGGGCGACTACGTGGACTGCTACACGCAGGCTCCGATTGTCCTGCGGGCGCATTGCACGGTCAGCCAATACTGCTTCCTGTGCGCGGGCACGCACGACACCCGGCGGCTCGACCTGCCGCACCTGGCCGCCCCCATCGAGATCGGGGCGTACGCCTGGGTGACGGCGGACGCCTTTATCGGGCCGGGCGTTACGGTCGGCGAGGGGGCCGTGGTCGGCGTGCGTTCGACCGTCCTTGACGATGTTGAGCCGTGGACGGTGGTCGCTGGCACCCCGGCTAAATTCATGAAAAAGCGCGAACTGGACGACACCGCAGCATCCGCCTCCCCGCCGGGGGCCTGA
- the kdsB gene encoding 3-deoxy-manno-octulosonate cytidylyltransferase yields the protein MSVSVIIPARLGSTRLPRKALIDIGGKPMLQHVWEQASKMRKADRVAIATDSEEILERAEAWGATVFMTSPDCQSGTERLASLLSKLDSEFFLNVQGDEPFIQPDLLDSLVQVWENTRCDLVTAVYRIRTHREVLDPNLVKVVRRNDGEAMYFSRSPVPHVRGVAQEQWPTEHTFWAHIGVYGYTRETLARYTELAPGQLEQCEKLEQLRFLEHGMSIQAVETAYEPLGIDTPEDLELARSQLHRLE from the coding sequence ATGAGCGTATCCGTTATCATTCCCGCCCGCCTGGGCTCGACCCGTCTGCCCCGCAAGGCCCTGATCGACATCGGCGGCAAGCCGATGCTCCAGCACGTCTGGGAGCAGGCCTCAAAAATGCGCAAAGCCGACCGGGTGGCCATCGCCACCGACTCGGAGGAGATCCTTGAGCGGGCCGAGGCCTGGGGCGCGACGGTTTTCATGACCAGCCCCGATTGCCAGAGCGGCACCGAGCGGTTGGCCTCGCTCCTGTCCAAGCTCGACAGCGAGTTTTTTCTCAACGTGCAGGGAGACGAACCCTTTATCCAGCCCGACCTGCTCGACAGCCTGGTGCAGGTCTGGGAAAACACCCGCTGCGACCTGGTGACGGCGGTTTACCGCATCCGCACGCACCGCGAAGTCCTCGACCCGAACCTGGTCAAGGTCGTCCGCCGCAACGACGGGGAGGCCATGTACTTCTCCCGCAGCCCGGTGCCGCATGTGCGCGGGGTGGCACAGGAGCAGTGGCCCACGGAGCACACCTTCTGGGCGCACATCGGCGTCTATGGCTACACCCGTGAGACGCTCGCCCGCTATACGGAACTCGCCCCCGGCCAGCTCGAACAGTGCGAAAAGCTGGAGCAACTCCGCTTCCTGGAGCACGGCATGAGCATCCAGGCCGTCGAAACCGCCTACGAACCGCTTGGTATCGACACCCCCGAAGACCTCGAACTGGCCCGCAGCCAGCTCCACCGGCTGGAGTGA
- a CDS encoding SLBB domain-containing protein: MITVYCHGNVKAPGTYQVQKGTTLLQLMYYAGGITQPTTLKIREVKEGKTYLYSYTFEAILSGKDDDVILQDHCHVIFPWADFSSDTPEKINPLVQVYVEEHYPNFRVIREVPRQTDKDESK; encoded by the coding sequence ATGATCACCGTATACTGCCATGGGAATGTAAAAGCTCCCGGCACCTATCAGGTTCAAAAAGGCACGACGCTGCTCCAACTGATGTATTATGCCGGAGGGATAACCCAACCAACGACCTTGAAAATACGAGAGGTAAAAGAGGGAAAAACCTACCTATATAGTTATACTTTCGAGGCAATCCTCAGCGGAAAAGACGACGACGTAATCCTCCAGGACCACTGTCACGTCATTTTTCCGTGGGCCGACTTCTCCAGCGATACACCGGAAAAAATCAACCCTCTGGTTCAAGTCTATGTGGAGGAGCATTATCCAAATTTCCGGGTAATCAGGGAAGTCCCTCGGCAGACGGACAAAGACGAGTCAAAATAA
- a CDS encoding GDP-L-fucose synthase family protein: protein MNSSTKIFLSGHRGMVGSAIHRALLAQGHENFVLRTHAELDLCDAAAVEATLASEKPEVLIVAAARVGGIHANNTYPAEFIHENLASAHNLIHSAWKNGVKRLLFLGSSCIYPRDAAQPLTEESLLTGPLEPTNEPYAIAKIAGLKLCQYYRKQYGVLFHSGMPTNLYGPGDNYHPENSHVLPALLRRFHEATESGAPAVTLWGTGSPLREFLHVDDLAAGTLHLLGLDNPPDWVNIGYGSDVSIKEVAEIIKDVTGFQGELKWDTTRPDGTPRKLMDSSTIRATGWEPKISLREGIAQTYASFKDELAKGTLRG, encoded by the coding sequence ATGAACTCCTCGACCAAGATCTTTCTCTCCGGCCATCGCGGGATGGTTGGCAGCGCGATTCACCGGGCCCTGCTGGCGCAGGGGCACGAGAACTTCGTCCTGCGCACACACGCCGAACTTGACCTTTGCGACGCCGCGGCGGTCGAGGCGACCCTGGCCTCTGAAAAGCCCGAGGTGCTCATCGTGGCGGCGGCCCGTGTCGGCGGCATCCACGCCAACAACACCTACCCGGCCGAGTTCATCCACGAGAACCTGGCCAGCGCCCACAACCTCATCCACTCGGCTTGGAAAAACGGGGTCAAGCGCCTGCTCTTTCTGGGCAGCTCGTGCATTTACCCGCGCGACGCGGCCCAGCCGCTGACCGAGGAGTCCCTCCTGACCGGCCCCCTGGAGCCGACCAACGAGCCCTACGCCATCGCCAAAATCGCCGGGCTCAAGCTCTGCCAATACTACCGCAAGCAGTACGGCGTCCTTTTTCACTCCGGCATGCCGACCAACCTCTACGGCCCCGGCGACAATTACCACCCGGAAAATTCCCACGTCCTGCCCGCCCTGCTGCGGCGCTTCCACGAGGCGACCGAGAGCGGCGCGCCCGCCGTCACCCTCTGGGGCACGGGCAGCCCGCTGCGGGAGTTCCTGCACGTGGACGACCTGGCCGCCGGCACCCTCCACCTGCTCGGCCTCGACAACCCGCCGGACTGGGTCAACATCGGCTACGGCTCCGATGTCAGCATCAAGGAGGTGGCCGAAATCATCAAGGACGTGACCGGCTTCCAGGGCGAACTCAAGTGGGACACCACCCGCCCCGACGGCACCCCGCGCAAGCTCATGGACAGCTCCACCATCCGCGCCACCGGCTGGGAGCCGAAAATCTCCCTGCGCGAGGGCATCGCCCAGACCTACGCCAGCTTCAAGGACGAGTTGGCCAAGGGCACCCTGCGCGGGTAG